A single window of Venturia canescens isolate UGA chromosome 3, ASM1945775v1, whole genome shotgun sequence DNA harbors:
- the Prp18 gene encoding pre-mRNA-splicing factor 18 isoform X1 — protein sequence MDFGGGRSVGVGNTARCPCIASRFFFVDVKAKIVTDNRDAFGHYASNIIIVEVQCSNENKKYFKRGELTAKETETSDNTGQNSDAVKSNVGQHPTESSTNTSEHLTLSRPEVIRRLRERCEPITLFGESEVDSFQRLRKREILEPEVNKGFRNDFQEAMEQVDQAYLNELLTSSKPNGRDRQGDVNVPDEGVTYDDLQKMSVKLNKGDRDYDMTVITQFLQFLVQIWGNNLNSRGTAEKMSTRGKMASATYAQTREYLKPLLRKLKNKSLPEDITDSLTEIVKHLLERNYILASDAYLQMAIGNSPWPIGVTMVGIHARTGREKIFSKNVAHVMNDETQRKYIQALKRLMTKCQEYYSTDPSRCVEYSKI from the exons ATGGATTTTGGGGGGGGACGGTCCGTAGGAGTTGGCAACACTGCTCGCTGCCCTTGTATAGCGTcacgttttttctttgttgACGTCAAGGCGAAAATAGTAACCGATAACCGCGACGCGTTTGGACACTACGCTTCGAACATCATCATTGTCGAAGTGCAATGTTCA AACGAAAACAAGAAGTATTTCAAACGTGGAGAATTAACAGCCAAGGAAACGGAGACGTCTGATAATACAGGACAAAATAGTGATGCTGTGAAAAGCAACGTTGGGCAACATCCGACTGAATCCAGTACAAATACTTCAGAGCATTTGACACTTTCAAGGCCAGAAGTTATTCGGAGACTTCGCGAACGATGCGAGCCCATAACATTATTCGGAGAATCCGAAGTCGATTCGTTCCAGAGATTGcgaaaacgagaaatccttGAACCAGAAGTTAATAAA GGTTTTCGAAATGATTTCCAAGAAGCAATGGAACAGGTTGATCAGGCCTACCTTAACGAGTTATTGACATCCTCAAAACCAAACGGCCGTGACAGACAAGGAGACGTCAATGTGCCTGATGAGGGAGTAACTTATGATGATTTACAgaaaatgtctgtaaaattgaacaaaggTGATCGAGACTATGACATGACCGTTATAACACAATTTCTCCAGTTTCTTGTGCAAATATGGGGAAATAATTTGAACAGTCGAGGAACAGCTGAAAAAATGAGCACAAGAGGAAAAATGGCGAGTGCTACTTACGCTCAAACGAGAGAATATCTCAAGCCTCTCCTTAGAAAGCTCAAAAATAAATCCCTCCCTGAAGATATCACTGATAGTTTGACAGAAATAGTCAAACATCTTTTGGAACGAAACTACATTTTG GCCAGTGACGCGTATCTTCAAATGGCGATTGGTAATTCTCCTTGGCCGATTGGTGTGACCATGGTTGGTATTCACGCGCGTACAGGacgagaaaagattttttcgaaaaacgtcGCTCATGTAATGAATGACGAGACTCAGAGAAAATACATACAAGCACTGAAAAGATTAATGACGAAATGTCAAGAATATTATTCCACGGATCCATCTCGATGTGTCGAATATTCTAAGATTTAG
- the LOC122408243 gene encoding uncharacterized protein isoform X2, whose translation MNHAKTEKHKKAVSLDKSAKTFEPLTSTFEPVLTEATKIAELKIAAFIAEHSSLQTVNHMIDILPQLDPSSHIISNLKLHRTKCSMLIKNVLGPCMLQELIQEIGDGPYSLIIDESTDLSTQKVLCIMLRFFSFEKREVVTTFYRLIKLIDADAKSVHSAIKLQLEQDGLKVENMVGIGVDGASVMVGKHNSVTALFKREIDDLIVMPCVCHSLHLCAEKASEMLPRPLEFLVRETHNWFSYSPKRLEKYKLLYETINGSGKPNKIQGLSGTRWLARSEAIDTILNQWEELQFLFSIAKSEDNCHMAAQLYNIMIRLPYKAFLIFLKYELKSVTQLNLLFQSDYVEPTKLLEDLFLMFKNLLQKLVVPSSLQKLTDSELINFDFQSCLMHTSAMYFGYEFHVIAQDIEPTELLDVKERCKKFLCTLAQEVQKRLPDNLSILKTMADLHPKIALSRMKPSLTGIIAKFQRTHLYGNKNETESEWNQLQNKSWPNTVNSVEFYSAVFVDYDSAGQKRFENIAKFSMALLTLPISNASVERAFSTYNVIKNKLRNKLSLEVLQSIMMVRFTLQRQSGSCVKFVPSARMLEMFNVSMYDFKNANNTQKQCDSVDVVDEIFDNYIGEI comes from the coding sequence ATGAACCACGcaaagacagaaaaacataaaaaagctGTATCCTTGGACAAATCAGCAAAGACATTCGAACCGTTGACTTCAACATTTGAGCCAGTTCTGACAGAAGCAACGAAGATCGCCGAATTGAAAATTGCTGCATTTATTGCAGAACATAGTTCACTGCAGACTGTGAATCACATGATCGACATTCTGCCGCAGCTGGACCCTTCGTCACATataatttcgaatttgaaactcCATCGCACTAAATGTTCGATGTTGATCAAGAACGTCCTCGGGCCTTGTATGCTCCAAGAACTTATCCAAGAAATTGGCGACGGTCCATACTCACTCATAATCGACGAGAGTACTGATCTTTCAACGCAGAAGGTGTTGTGTATCATGttgcgatttttctctttcgagaaACGAGAAGTGGTTACAACGTTTTATCGGTTAATCAAATTAATCGATGCCGATGCAAAAAGTGTGCATAGTGCCATTAAACTTCAATTAGAACAAGATGgtttaaaagttgaaaatatggTCGGCATTGGCGTTGATGGAGCGAGTGTGATGGTTGGAAAACACAACTCAGTTACAGCTTTGTTTAAGCGTGAAATAGATGACCTAATCGTTATGCCATGTGTTTGTCACTCACTTCATTTATGCGCTGAAAAAGCATCGGAAATGTTGCCTCGTCCATTAGAATTTTTGGTTCGAGAAACGCATAATTGGTTTTCTTACAGCCCCAAACGGTTAGAAAAATATAAGCTTTTGTACGAAACAATTAATGGTAGTGGAAAACCGAATAAAATTCAGGGTCTTAGCGGAACTCGTTGGCTTGCTCGATCCGAGGCTATCGATACCATCTTAAATCAGTGGGAAGAATTGCAAttcttattttcaattgcaaaatcAGAAGACAATTGTCACATGGCTGCTCAGTTATACAACATCATGATAAGGTTACCCTACAAagcttttcttatttttttaaaatacgaaCTGAAAAGTGTAACGCAATTAAATTTGCTTTTTCAAAGTGATTACGTAGAACCTACGAAATTACTTGAGGATCTTTTTTTGATGTTCAAAAACTTACTGCAAAAGCTCGTTGTACCATCGAGCTTGCAGAAATTAACTGACAGTgaattgatcaatttcgattttcaatctTGTTTAATGCATACTTCAGCAATGTATTTTGGCTACGAGTTTCACGTCATTGCTCAAGATATTGAACCAACAGAATTATTGGATGTTAAAGAAAGgtgcaaaaaatttctctgtaCTTTGGCTCAAGAGGTTCAAAAAAGATTGCCGGACAACTTATCTATCCTAAAGACGATGGCCGATCTTCATCCTAAAATCGCATTATCGCGAATGAAACCCAGTTTAACAGGTATTATTGCAAAATTCCAACGCACTCACTTATACGGCAATAAGAATGAGACAGAGTCAGAATGGAATCAATTGCAAAATAAATCGTGGCCAAATACAGTCAATTccgttgaattttattcagcCGTTTTTGTAGATTATGATTCTGCTGGTCAAAAGCGATTTGAAaacattgccaaattttcaatggCTCTACTTACACTTCCGATTTCAAATGCAAGTGTCGAACGCGCTTTTTCGACATACAacgtaattaaaaataaattacgaaaTAAGCTGTCTCTTGAAGTACTGCAAAGTATTATGATGGTACGGTTCACTTTACAAAGACAATCCGGATCTTGCGTCAAATTTGTTCCTTCTGCCCGTATGCTCGAAATGTTCAACGTTAGTATGTACGATttcaaaaatgcaaacaaTACTCAGAAACAATGTGATTCAGTCGATGTTGTCGACGAAATATTCGATAACTACATTGGCGAAATATGA
- the LOC122407469 gene encoding charged multivesicular body protein 2a-like, whose protein sequence is MEWLFGKRMTPEEMLRKNQRALNKAMRDLDREKSRMEQQEKKIIEDIKKMAKAGQMEPVKIMAKDLVRTRRYVKKFMLMKANIQAVSLKIQTLRSQNSMAQAMKGVTKAMQSMNKQLNLPQIQKILQEFEKQSEIMDMKEEVMNDAIDDAMEDEGDEEESDTIVTQVLDELGLQLTDQLSGLPQATGSLSISGSKQPAVATPASGNSENGGNGADADADLLARLENLRRE, encoded by the exons ATGGAGTGGCTATTCGGAAAACGCATGACTCCCGAAgaaatgctgagaaaaaatcaaagagcTCTCAACAAAGCGATGCGTGATCTTGATCGCGAAAAAAGTCGTATGGaacaacaagaaaaaaagataatagaagacataaaaaaaatggctaaAGCTGGACAAATG GAACCtgtgaaaatcatggcaaaagATCTCGTCAGAACAAGACGTTACGTCAAAAAGTTTATGCTCATGAAAGCTAACATTCAAGCTGTATCACTCAAAATCCAGACTCTGCGATCACAAAATTCCATGGCCCAGGCAATGAAAGGCGTTACCAAAGCGATGCAGAGTATGAACAA aCAACTCAACTTGCCACAGATACAGAAAATACTCCAAGAGTTTGAAAAACAATCAGAAATCATGGACATGAAAGAGGAAGTAATGAACGATGCGATCGATGATGCAATGGAGGATGAAGGAGATGAGGAAGAAAG TGATACGATCGTTACCCAAGTATTAGACGAGCTTGGTCTCCAACTAACAGATCAGTTGTCTGGATTGCCTCAAGCAACAGGTTCCTTGAGCATTTCGGGATCAAAACAACCAGCAGTGGCAACTCCGGCATCAGGGAACTCTGAAAATGGTGGAAATGGCGCTGATGCTGATGCTGATCTTTTGGcaagattagaaaatttgcgTCGCGAATAA
- the LOC122408243 gene encoding uncharacterized protein isoform X1 yields MPKEKNKKYLQKYVKCWETDSALQGISSKLADQPRFSKFFPEKGWLGPDPTDTCSAVCKYCRISLKAHKKDLMNHAKTEKHKKAVSLDKSAKTFEPLTSTFEPVLTEATKIAELKIAAFIAEHSSLQTVNHMIDILPQLDPSSHIISNLKLHRTKCSMLIKNVLGPCMLQELIQEIGDGPYSLIIDESTDLSTQKVLCIMLRFFSFEKREVVTTFYRLIKLIDADAKSVHSAIKLQLEQDGLKVENMVGIGVDGASVMVGKHNSVTALFKREIDDLIVMPCVCHSLHLCAEKASEMLPRPLEFLVRETHNWFSYSPKRLEKYKLLYETINGSGKPNKIQGLSGTRWLARSEAIDTILNQWEELQFLFSIAKSEDNCHMAAQLYNIMIRLPYKAFLIFLKYELKSVTQLNLLFQSDYVEPTKLLEDLFLMFKNLLQKLVVPSSLQKLTDSELINFDFQSCLMHTSAMYFGYEFHVIAQDIEPTELLDVKERCKKFLCTLAQEVQKRLPDNLSILKTMADLHPKIALSRMKPSLTGIIAKFQRTHLYGNKNETESEWNQLQNKSWPNTVNSVEFYSAVFVDYDSAGQKRFENIAKFSMALLTLPISNASVERAFSTYNVIKNKLRNKLSLEVLQSIMMVRFTLQRQSGSCVKFVPSARMLEMFNVSMYDFKNANNTQKQCDSVDVVDEIFDNYIGEI; encoded by the exons AtgccaaaagaaaaaaacaaaaaatatctgcAAAAATATGTAAAGTGTTGGGAGACCGATTCAGCGCTTCAAG GGATTTCTTCAAAGCTTGCAGATCAACCgaggttttcaaagttttttcctgaaaaag GTTGGCTAGGGCCTGATCCAACTGATACATGTTCTGCGGTCTGCAAATATTGTCGAATATCGTTGAAAGCTCACAAAAAGGATTTGATGAACCACGcaaagacagaaaaacataaaaaagctGTATCCTTGGACAAATCAGCAAAGACATTCGAACCGTTGACTTCAACATTTGAGCCAGTTCTGACAGAAGCAACGAAGATCGCCGAATTGAAAATTGCTGCATTTATTGCAGAACATAGTTCACTGCAGACTGTGAATCACATGATCGACATTCTGCCGCAGCTGGACCCTTCGTCACATataatttcgaatttgaaactcCATCGCACTAAATGTTCGATGTTGATCAAGAACGTCCTCGGGCCTTGTATGCTCCAAGAACTTATCCAAGAAATTGGCGACGGTCCATACTCACTCATAATCGACGAGAGTACTGATCTTTCAACGCAGAAGGTGTTGTGTATCATGttgcgatttttctctttcgagaaACGAGAAGTGGTTACAACGTTTTATCGGTTAATCAAATTAATCGATGCCGATGCAAAAAGTGTGCATAGTGCCATTAAACTTCAATTAGAACAAGATGgtttaaaagttgaaaatatggTCGGCATTGGCGTTGATGGAGCGAGTGTGATGGTTGGAAAACACAACTCAGTTACAGCTTTGTTTAAGCGTGAAATAGATGACCTAATCGTTATGCCATGTGTTTGTCACTCACTTCATTTATGCGCTGAAAAAGCATCGGAAATGTTGCCTCGTCCATTAGAATTTTTGGTTCGAGAAACGCATAATTGGTTTTCTTACAGCCCCAAACGGTTAGAAAAATATAAGCTTTTGTACGAAACAATTAATGGTAGTGGAAAACCGAATAAAATTCAGGGTCTTAGCGGAACTCGTTGGCTTGCTCGATCCGAGGCTATCGATACCATCTTAAATCAGTGGGAAGAATTGCAAttcttattttcaattgcaaaatcAGAAGACAATTGTCACATGGCTGCTCAGTTATACAACATCATGATAAGGTTACCCTACAAagcttttcttatttttttaaaatacgaaCTGAAAAGTGTAACGCAATTAAATTTGCTTTTTCAAAGTGATTACGTAGAACCTACGAAATTACTTGAGGATCTTTTTTTGATGTTCAAAAACTTACTGCAAAAGCTCGTTGTACCATCGAGCTTGCAGAAATTAACTGACAGTgaattgatcaatttcgattttcaatctTGTTTAATGCATACTTCAGCAATGTATTTTGGCTACGAGTTTCACGTCATTGCTCAAGATATTGAACCAACAGAATTATTGGATGTTAAAGAAAGgtgcaaaaaatttctctgtaCTTTGGCTCAAGAGGTTCAAAAAAGATTGCCGGACAACTTATCTATCCTAAAGACGATGGCCGATCTTCATCCTAAAATCGCATTATCGCGAATGAAACCCAGTTTAACAGGTATTATTGCAAAATTCCAACGCACTCACTTATACGGCAATAAGAATGAGACAGAGTCAGAATGGAATCAATTGCAAAATAAATCGTGGCCAAATACAGTCAATTccgttgaattttattcagcCGTTTTTGTAGATTATGATTCTGCTGGTCAAAAGCGATTTGAAaacattgccaaattttcaatggCTCTACTTACACTTCCGATTTCAAATGCAAGTGTCGAACGCGCTTTTTCGACATACAacgtaattaaaaataaattacgaaaTAAGCTGTCTCTTGAAGTACTGCAAAGTATTATGATGGTACGGTTCACTTTACAAAGACAATCCGGATCTTGCGTCAAATTTGTTCCTTCTGCCCGTATGCTCGAAATGTTCAACGTTAGTATGTACGATttcaaaaatgcaaacaaTACTCAGAAACAATGTGATTCAGTCGATGTTGTCGACGAAATATTCGATAACTACATTGGCGAAATATGA
- the Prp18 gene encoding pre-mRNA-splicing factor 18 isoform X2, with product MDILKAEIMRKRKQLEESKLANENKKYFKRGELTAKETETSDNTGQNSDAVKSNVGQHPTESSTNTSEHLTLSRPEVIRRLRERCEPITLFGESEVDSFQRLRKREILEPEVNKGFRNDFQEAMEQVDQAYLNELLTSSKPNGRDRQGDVNVPDEGVTYDDLQKMSVKLNKGDRDYDMTVITQFLQFLVQIWGNNLNSRGTAEKMSTRGKMASATYAQTREYLKPLLRKLKNKSLPEDITDSLTEIVKHLLERNYILASDAYLQMAIGNSPWPIGVTMVGIHARTGREKIFSKNVAHVMNDETQRKYIQALKRLMTKCQEYYSTDPSRCVEYSKI from the exons ATGGATATACTAAAAgcagaaataatgagaaaacgGAAACAGTTGGAAGAGAGTAAATTAGCG AACGAAAACAAGAAGTATTTCAAACGTGGAGAATTAACAGCCAAGGAAACGGAGACGTCTGATAATACAGGACAAAATAGTGATGCTGTGAAAAGCAACGTTGGGCAACATCCGACTGAATCCAGTACAAATACTTCAGAGCATTTGACACTTTCAAGGCCAGAAGTTATTCGGAGACTTCGCGAACGATGCGAGCCCATAACATTATTCGGAGAATCCGAAGTCGATTCGTTCCAGAGATTGcgaaaacgagaaatccttGAACCAGAAGTTAATAAA GGTTTTCGAAATGATTTCCAAGAAGCAATGGAACAGGTTGATCAGGCCTACCTTAACGAGTTATTGACATCCTCAAAACCAAACGGCCGTGACAGACAAGGAGACGTCAATGTGCCTGATGAGGGAGTAACTTATGATGATTTACAgaaaatgtctgtaaaattgaacaaaggTGATCGAGACTATGACATGACCGTTATAACACAATTTCTCCAGTTTCTTGTGCAAATATGGGGAAATAATTTGAACAGTCGAGGAACAGCTGAAAAAATGAGCACAAGAGGAAAAATGGCGAGTGCTACTTACGCTCAAACGAGAGAATATCTCAAGCCTCTCCTTAGAAAGCTCAAAAATAAATCCCTCCCTGAAGATATCACTGATAGTTTGACAGAAATAGTCAAACATCTTTTGGAACGAAACTACATTTTG GCCAGTGACGCGTATCTTCAAATGGCGATTGGTAATTCTCCTTGGCCGATTGGTGTGACCATGGTTGGTATTCACGCGCGTACAGGacgagaaaagattttttcgaaaaacgtcGCTCATGTAATGAATGACGAGACTCAGAGAAAATACATACAAGCACTGAAAAGATTAATGACGAAATGTCAAGAATATTATTCCACGGATCCATCTCGATGTGTCGAATATTCTAAGATTTAG
- the LOC122408243 gene encoding uncharacterized protein isoform X3: MHTASATIKGTPAFLEEYVYTTHAHFQSSMFTRTERIPKQILAVLTVTVNIGTRPESLDSARSRTFSDCKHAKRKKQKISAKICKVLGDRFSASSLQINRGFQSFFLKKVG; this comes from the exons ATGCATACTGCCAGCGCCACCATAAAGGGGACTCCGGCGTTTTTGGAGGAATACGTATACACGACACACGCTCACTTTCAAAGTAGTATGTTTACGCGCACGGAGCGAATACCAAAGCAAATACTCGCAGTACTCACAGTCACAGTCAATATCGGAACACGgcccgagtctcttgattctgCTCGCTCGCGTACCTTCTCGGATTGCAAA CAtgccaaaagaaaaaaacaaaaaatatctgcAAAAATATGTAAAGTGTTGGGAGACCGATTCAGCGCTTCAAG CTTGCAGATCAACCgaggttttcaaagttttttcctgaaaaag GTTGGCTAG
- the P5cr gene encoding pyrroline-5-carboxylate reductase → MDLKELKIGFIGGGNMARAIGAGLIKKGVLNEKNVWVSSRTLETLQFWKDLGTRTSQNNGEVIENCDVIFIAVKPQMLKDLVPDFTKSLTTSTCSRKLFVSVLVGVTLDMLRDKIAPNSNQSCIGIVRTMPNTPLMVGTGVTVYCSDDHTTEDECTLIHKMFAHLGIVERVPESQMDAISALSGSGPAFAYQIIEGLSDGAVMAGVPRAMATQFAAQVLIGAGNMVLQTKKHPGALKDEVCSPGGTTIRGVHAMEEGGVRVALMNAIKAAVARAAELANQMKK, encoded by the exons ATGGATTTGAAAGAGctgaaaattggttttatcggGGGTGGAAATATGGCACGAGCTATTGGCGCTGGTTTGATTAAAAAAG GAgtgttaaacgaaaaaaatgtgtgggtTTCATCAAGAACGCTAGAGACTCTTCAATTTTGGAAGGACTTGGGGACTCGAACGAGTCAGAATAATGGGGAAGTTATAGAAAATTGTGACGTAATATTCATTGCTGTGAAGCCACAAATGCTCAAGGATCTTGTACCAGATTTTACAAAAAGTTTGACTACCTCTACATGTTCAAGAAAGCTTTTTGTGTCTGTATTGGTTGGAGTAACATTGGACATGTTGAGAGAT AAAATCGCACCGAACTCGAACCAAAGCTGCATCGGAATCGTCAGAACTATGCCTAATACTCCTTTAATGGTGGGCACAGGTGTTACCg TTTACTGTAGCGATGACCACACAACAGAGGATGAGTGTACACTGATTCACAAAATGTTTGCTCACCTTGGCATCGTTGAAAGAGTGCCCGAGTCACAGATGGATGCTATAAGCGCTCTGTCCGGATCTGGACCAGCGTTT GCTTATCAAATAATTGAGGGTCTCTCGGACGGAGCTGTAATGGCAGGTGTGCCTCGAGCAATGGCGACACAATTCGCAGCCCAAGTGCTCATAGGAGCTGGAAACATGGTACTGCAGACGAAGAAGCACCCTGGAGCATTGAAGGATGAAGTTTGTTCTCCCGGTGGTACGACTATTCGTGGTGTCCACGCGATGGAAGAAGGAGGCGTCAG AGTCGCACTGATGAATGCAATCAAGGCTGCAGTAGCACGTGCTGCGGAACTGGCGAACCAAATGAAGAAATAA